In the Quercus lobata isolate SW786 chromosome 5, ValleyOak3.0 Primary Assembly, whole genome shotgun sequence genome, one interval contains:
- the LOC115988399 gene encoding probable complex I intermediate-associated protein 30 has product MSRFRALLNATKKALTWSAEDLMPPTERYIFSFNSKEQLKKWHLYSDSEYGGLSSASLEIKESEKGLSGVFSGNLSLDVSNDSKWKISRSGFCGMRSKKFDGFIDLDSYDTVALKVKGDGRCYISTIYTENWVNSPGQEEDNSWQSFVFVPKDNWYIAKIPLARYLPTWRGNVIDAELEMNPSRIVGMSLSVNAEGGVPGARTGPGDFQVEIDWIKALRTE; this is encoded by the exons ATGTCCAGGTTTCGAGCACTTCTGAATGCAACTAAGAAAG CTCTCACATGGAGTGCCGAAGACTTGATGCCTCCTACAGAAAGATACATATTCAGCTTCAATTCAAAGGAACAGCTAAAAAAGTGGCATCTATATTCAGATTCTGAATATGGAG GTTTGTCCTCAGCATCTTTGGAGATCAAAGAATCTGAAAAAGGGTTAAGTG GGGTTTTCTCTGGGAACCTTTCCTTGGATGTATCTAATGATTCCAAGTGGAAAATTTCTCGCAGTGGCTTCTGTGGAATGCGATCCAAAAAG TTTGATGGATTCATTGATTTGGATTCATATGATACAGTAGCATTAAAGGTTAAAGGAGATGGAAGATGCTACATATCTACT ATCTATACAGAAAATTGGGTAAATTCACCTGGACAGGAGGAAGATAACTCATGGCAATCGTTTGTTTTTGTACCTAAAGACAATTGGTATATTGCAAAG ATTCCTCTTGCTCGATATTTACCAACATGGAGAGGCAATGTTATAGATGCAGAGTTGGAAATGAATCCATCTCGTATAGTCGGTATGTCACTGTCTGTTAATGCTGAAGGTGGTGTGCCAGGTGCTAGAACTGGACCAGGTGATTTCCAGGTTGAAATTGACTGGATCAAGGCCTTGAGAACAGAGTAG